From a single Candidatus Izimaplasma bacterium HR1 genomic region:
- the pglF gene encoding UDP-N-acetyl-alpha-D-glucosamine C6 dehydratase, translated as MKFLQERTNDFIKRLNIKTIALFFIDAVAIGISFFIALLVKNDLNISVELINSFFSELPIIILIYWVVFELFQMYKSLWDFAGFEEVIKGVIANVVATIIAYLLVRLIFSDHLSFGFYLTALFIAAFFTLSTRMFYRILRVFKKLFEYEDQNMKALIVGAGSAGSLVLKEIQKNMKFESMIIGFLDDDETKQGRSIHSVPVLGTITDAQHIISQYNVNIVYVAIPNASKKRVSEILNVLESASVQIKLFPPFYEMMIEGGSNVTLRDIRIEDLLGREEIQLEKTGIREYIDSKIVMVTGGGGSIGSELVRQLRGFNPSKIVIIDMYENTTYDLQQELERLYQSNKVKHKPEIVVRIANVRDFTRIDEIMNEFKPNVVFHAAAHKHVPLMEISPREALKNNVLGTYNVALLSDSYSVEKFVLISTDKAVRPTNIMGASKRIAEKIVMSLNQNSKTEYSAVRFGNVLGSNGSVIPLFKKQILEGGPVTVTHPEITRFFMTIPEASQLVIQAGAYAQGGDLFVLDMGEPIKIRDLAEKMIRLSGQEPHVEMKIEFTGLRPGEKMYEELLIDSSTITKTTNNKIFIEKNNNGFTETLDNVISLKETINHIDVIKFVKENVRSYIGKK; from the coding sequence ATGAAATTCTTACAAGAAAGAACAAATGATTTTATAAAGAGGTTAAATATTAAGACAATAGCACTGTTTTTTATTGATGCAGTTGCTATTGGTATTTCATTTTTTATAGCTCTTCTTGTTAAAAATGATTTAAATATATCAGTTGAACTTATTAATTCCTTTTTTAGCGAACTACCAATTATTATTTTAATATATTGGGTTGTTTTTGAACTGTTTCAAATGTATAAGTCGTTATGGGATTTTGCAGGATTTGAGGAAGTTATAAAAGGGGTAATCGCAAATGTGGTAGCAACAATAATTGCTTATCTTCTAGTCCGTTTGATATTTAGCGACCATTTGTCTTTTGGATTCTATCTTACAGCATTATTTATCGCAGCTTTTTTCACATTATCAACAAGAATGTTTTATAGAATACTAAGAGTTTTTAAGAAACTATTTGAGTACGAAGATCAAAATATGAAAGCCTTAATAGTTGGAGCCGGGAGTGCGGGTTCCTTAGTTTTGAAGGAAATTCAAAAGAATATGAAATTTGAGAGTATGATTATAGGATTTTTAGATGATGATGAAACTAAACAAGGGAGATCAATTCATTCTGTTCCGGTATTAGGAACAATAACTGATGCTCAACATATAATCTCGCAATACAATGTTAATATTGTTTATGTAGCTATTCCAAATGCGTCTAAAAAAAGAGTCTCAGAAATTCTAAATGTTCTTGAGAGTGCATCTGTGCAAATTAAATTGTTCCCTCCTTTTTATGAAATGATGATTGAAGGCGGTTCAAATGTAACTCTTAGAGATATTAGAATTGAGGATTTATTGGGTAGAGAAGAAATACAACTAGAAAAAACTGGAATACGAGAATACATTGATTCGAAAATTGTAATGGTTACTGGTGGTGGTGGATCTATTGGTTCTGAATTAGTTAGACAACTTAGAGGGTTCAATCCATCAAAAATTGTAATTATAGATATGTATGAGAATACTACTTATGATTTACAGCAAGAACTTGAAAGATTATATCAGAGTAACAAAGTTAAACATAAACCTGAAATTGTAGTGCGAATTGCAAATGTTAGAGACTTTACAAGAATAGACGAAATTATGAATGAGTTTAAGCCAAATGTTGTTTTCCATGCCGCAGCACATAAACACGTACCTCTAATGGAAATTTCACCAAGAGAAGCTTTGAAAAATAATGTTTTGGGAACATATAATGTTGCATTGTTATCTGATAGCTACTCAGTTGAGAAATTTGTTTTGATTTCTACTGATAAAGCTGTAAGACCAACGAATATTATGGGAGCTAGTAAAAGAATAGCTGAGAAAATTGTAATGTCACTAAATCAAAACTCAAAAACAGAATATTCTGCAGTTAGGTTTGGTAATGTATTAGGATCTAACGGATCAGTTATTCCTTTGTTTAAAAAGCAAATATTAGAGGGCGGTCCAGTAACGGTTACACACCCTGAAATCACTAGATTTTTTATGACAATCCCTGAGGCATCTCAATTGGTAATTCAAGCTGGAGCATATGCTCAAGGTGGAGATTTGTTTGTATTAGATATGGGAGAACCTATTAAGATAAGGGATTTAGCAGAAAAAATGATTCGATTATCTGGACAAGAACCGCACGTAGAAATGAAAATCGAATTTACAGGTTTGAGACCTGGTGAAAAAATGTATGAAGAGCTGTTAATTGATTCTAGTACTATAACAAAAACAACAAACAATAAGATATTCATTGAGAAGAATAATAATGGATTTACTGAAACTTTGGATAACGTTATTAGTTTGAAGGAGACAATAAATCACATTGATGTAATTAAATTTGTTAAAGAAAATGTAAGAAGTTATATTGGAAAGAAATAG
- a CDS encoding fumarate hydratase, which produces MEEKNRIKSIIEQVSKGVIQAGTTFSSKKVQLYEEYMSNEKNDLSKWVIRNILDNEKVARNTQFNLCDDTGIPHLILEMGEKAVLTTEYLEAIQEGLATGLRRLPGRPMAVKGNEVERVEQSKGLFEDPAMMVSAPIMIVKSKIKQLRLHILLQGGGPEIRSKTYRVFHKHSYNNVIDEIIKWAKEEVSNLGCTPCIPCIGIGRSHYEATAMMLLSMIEGKFDIQSDTETRITEEINRLNVGPLGLGGNTTAIATFLKTGPQRASGVRIVSLRLSCNVEPRLSSIDIKV; this is translated from the coding sequence ATGGAAGAGAAAAATAGGATTAAATCAATCATCGAACAGGTCTCAAAGGGTGTAATACAAGCAGGAACTACATTCAGTTCAAAAAAAGTGCAATTGTACGAAGAATATATGAGCAATGAGAAAAATGATCTGTCTAAATGGGTGATTCGAAATATTTTAGATAATGAGAAAGTTGCTAGAAATACACAATTTAATCTTTGCGATGATACAGGAATTCCTCACCTTATTCTTGAAATGGGTGAAAAAGCAGTTTTAACAACTGAGTATCTAGAAGCAATACAAGAGGGATTAGCCACAGGTTTGCGTAGGTTACCTGGTCGACCTATGGCTGTAAAAGGGAATGAAGTTGAGCGGGTGGAGCAATCAAAAGGATTATTTGAAGATCCAGCAATGATGGTATCTGCTCCGATTATGATTGTGAAATCGAAAATAAAACAATTGAGATTACACATTCTATTACAAGGGGGAGGGCCAGAAATTAGATCGAAAACTTATAGGGTTTTTCATAAACACTCTTATAATAATGTAATAGATGAGATTATTAAATGGGCAAAAGAAGAAGTATCAAATTTGGGTTGCACTCCTTGCATTCCTTGTATTGGAATAGGAAGATCACACTATGAAGCGACAGCAATGATGTTATTGTCTATGATTGAAGGAAAGTTTGATATTCAATCCGATACTGAAACAAGAATAACAGAAGAAATAAATAGGTTAAATGTAGGACCTTTAGGTCTGGGTGGTAACACTACAGCCATTGCAACTTTTCTGAAAACAGGCCCACAAAGAGCAAGTGGAGTCAGAATAGTATCATTGAGGTTAAGTTGTAATGTTGAACCACGATTGTCCTCGATTGATATAAAGGTCTAA
- a CDS encoding 2-methylcitrate dehydratase, translating into MRNLTKDFLKRNLGYIDREIKTKDLYQCRKIILDYIGVTYLGSRLINDKMKEFIKRLDKSDSKSSLIGYNKKTSMEDTAFINGFSAHVADYDDGSNAGIIHLAAPILSSLMVLLDNEEVSSIDFYRGVIFGYEIAYKLANSIQPFHKLSGYHATGTCGALGATVALCVAAKTSFSQMVNAFTLTAINTSATLKVLEGKSELKPLNVARASSLAINSFKFSNCMFDTPDDILSGDFGFLRMMSSKVDLEQLFLENGLAINKTYIKVHASCRYTHPAIDAVLNLKKEHGLDNKVIKKVKVETYSLAVKNHDHTVIESSGSGRMSIPYCVSIALNCGNATFDKFEEQYIQNNDIKSLTEKVEVLSSTEYSDEFPLKQIAKVTIYMINGSNISDIVDFPLGEPENPATIENIIEKYNNNMKIINIPQKHIENLSFQILNDNLKLADLSKCIRRINSLIEEDIHE; encoded by the coding sequence ATGAGAAATTTAACAAAAGACTTTCTTAAAAGAAATTTGGGATATATTGATCGTGAAATTAAAACGAAAGATTTGTATCAGTGTAGAAAAATTATTTTGGATTATATTGGTGTTACTTATTTAGGTAGCAGATTGATCAATGATAAGATGAAAGAGTTTATAAAACGACTCGATAAAAGTGATTCGAAATCTTCTTTGATTGGATACAATAAAAAAACATCTATGGAGGATACAGCATTCATTAATGGATTTTCTGCTCATGTAGCAGATTATGACGATGGATCGAACGCTGGTATTATTCATTTAGCTGCTCCAATTTTATCATCATTGATGGTTCTTTTGGATAATGAGGAAGTAAGTTCGATTGATTTTTACAGAGGAGTTATTTTTGGGTATGAAATTGCATATAAACTTGCTAACTCAATTCAACCTTTTCATAAATTGAGTGGATATCATGCTACCGGAACCTGCGGTGCTTTGGGAGCAACTGTTGCACTATGCGTTGCTGCTAAAACAAGTTTTTCACAAATGGTGAATGCTTTTACTTTGACAGCGATTAATACATCTGCAACTTTGAAGGTTTTAGAGGGAAAATCAGAACTTAAACCTTTAAATGTTGCCAGAGCATCTTCACTAGCAATTAATTCATTCAAGTTCTCAAATTGCATGTTTGATACTCCTGATGATATACTGAGTGGTGATTTTGGTTTTCTTAGAATGATGAGTTCAAAGGTAGATTTAGAACAGTTATTTTTGGAGAATGGATTAGCAATAAACAAGACATATATCAAAGTACATGCATCATGTAGATATACTCATCCAGCAATAGATGCTGTTTTAAACTTGAAAAAGGAACATGGCTTGGATAATAAAGTTATAAAAAAGGTAAAAGTCGAAACGTATTCATTAGCTGTGAAAAATCATGACCATACAGTTATTGAAAGTTCTGGTTCGGGTAGAATGAGTATACCTTATTGTGTGTCTATTGCACTCAATTGTGGGAATGCAACGTTTGACAAATTTGAAGAACAGTATATACAAAACAATGATATAAAAAGTTTAACAGAAAAAGTGGAAGTTCTATCTTCAACTGAGTATTCTGATGAGTTTCCATTAAAGCAAATAGCTAAAGTAACTATCTATATGATAAATGGCTCAAATATAAGTGATATAGTTGATTTTCCACTCGGTGAACCGGAAAACCCTGCCACTATCGAGAATATAATTGAGAAGTATAATAACAATATGAAAATCATTAACATACCTCAGAAACATATTGAAAACCTTAGTTTTCAAATTTTGAATGATAATCTAAAATTAGCAGATTTATCTAAATGTATTAGAAGAATAAACTCTTTGATTGAGGAGGATATACATGAGTAA
- a CDS encoding putative glycosyl transferase, with product MNILFLTMSNLSDINNPNNRGLYIDLVRELRDKKNNVFVVSPIQKRFNKDTKYHQFGNISVLEVKTGNLTKTPSKIERGLSLIFLQRLYLKAMKKYFRSIDFDLIIYSTPPITFSKIIRKYRKRNKAKTYLMLKDIFPQNAVDLGMLKKKGCIWRYFRRKEIELYNLSDYIGCMSEANKHYLVKHNCFVDARKVEVFPNAIKPIDRVSEKSRDVLEKYLIPKEQCIFLYGGNLGKPQGPDFLIEVIKNFEKVNGGFLVIVGNGTEFKKIQETMIDSNIRKVLLLERLSKLEYDSLAASVDVGLIFLDQRFTIPNFPSRFNSLLENGLPVIAATDNVTDMGEVIVSSNCGYWSLAGEIDDFIENCNRVSMDKDLRIKMGINSIKLLKSNYNISNTVGIMLNHMKEV from the coding sequence ATGAATATACTATTTTTGACAATGTCAAACCTGTCAGACATCAATAATCCTAATAACAGAGGATTATATATCGATTTGGTTAGGGAGTTAAGAGATAAAAAAAATAACGTTTTTGTAGTTTCGCCTATTCAAAAAAGGTTTAATAAGGATACGAAGTACCATCAGTTTGGAAATATAAGTGTTTTAGAAGTGAAAACGGGTAATTTGACGAAAACACCCTCAAAAATCGAGCGAGGATTATCATTAATATTCTTGCAAAGATTATATTTAAAAGCAATGAAGAAATATTTTAGATCCATTGATTTTGACTTGATAATCTATTCAACTCCTCCAATTACCTTCTCAAAAATAATTAGAAAGTATAGAAAGAGGAATAAAGCTAAGACATATTTGATGTTAAAAGACATTTTCCCGCAAAACGCAGTTGATTTAGGGATGTTAAAGAAAAAAGGATGTATTTGGCGATATTTTAGAAGAAAAGAGATAGAATTATACAATTTATCTGATTATATTGGATGCATGTCTGAAGCGAACAAGCACTACTTAGTGAAACATAATTGCTTCGTTGATGCTCGTAAAGTGGAAGTTTTTCCTAATGCAATCAAACCAATAGATAGAGTTTCTGAGAAATCCAGAGATGTTTTAGAGAAATATTTGATACCAAAGGAACAATGCATATTTTTGTATGGGGGGAACTTAGGGAAGCCACAAGGGCCTGATTTTCTTATAGAGGTTATCAAAAATTTTGAGAAAGTAAATGGTGGTTTCTTGGTTATTGTTGGGAATGGTACAGAATTTAAAAAAATTCAAGAAACTATGATTGATAGTAATATTCGTAAAGTATTATTACTTGAAAGACTAAGCAAACTAGAATATGATTCGTTAGCTGCAAGTGTAGACGTTGGACTTATTTTCCTAGATCAAAGATTCACAATTCCTAATTTTCCATCAAGATTTAATTCTCTATTAGAAAATGGTTTACCTGTTATTGCTGCAACTGATAATGTAACTGACATGGGAGAAGTTATTGTGAGTAGCAACTGCGGGTATTGGAGTCTTGCAGGAGAAATTGATGATTTTATTGAGAATTGCAATAGAGTTAGTATGGATAAGGATCTAAGAATAAAGATGGGAATTAACTCCATAAAACTATTAAAAAGTAATTACAATATATCTAATACAGTTGGAATCATGTTAAATCATATGAAAGAGGTGTAA
- the yhdN gene encoding General stress protein 69, with protein MSKYGNLVLGTMTFGEKVDLKQSFKMIDYFAEQGGQILDTAYVYNDGLSEEFLGRYLKQSKNSLIIATKVNPRVTGSLDREAIIMQVEESLKRLQSRQIDLLYIHFPDRNTSLEEILSTCNDLFVIGKVKSIGLSNFSAEMVQDVCDLCETMDWVTPSVYEGMYNVFARKVEKTLFDTLRKNKMKFYAYNPLAGGLLSGRYDNFEEDIKTGRFANRPNYKNRYWKKENFIALNELNEVCKRYNIGIREMAYRWLAHNSYLSQKDGDSIILGASNVEQLKDNICSLSKGDLPLEIVSVIDKVWKRICDSSPEYYRYVNSEVKK; from the coding sequence ATGAGTAAGTATGGAAATTTGGTCTTGGGAACGATGACTTTTGGAGAAAAAGTAGATTTAAAGCAAAGTTTCAAAATGATTGATTACTTTGCTGAGCAAGGTGGGCAAATATTAGATACTGCTTATGTTTATAATGATGGTCTTAGCGAGGAGTTTCTCGGAAGATACCTGAAACAATCAAAAAACAGTCTTATAATCGCCACAAAAGTAAATCCGAGAGTAACTGGCTCTTTAGATAGAGAAGCGATCATTATGCAAGTAGAAGAGTCTTTGAAAAGGCTGCAATCAAGGCAAATTGATTTGCTATATATACATTTTCCGGACAGAAATACTTCTCTTGAGGAGATTTTAAGTACATGTAATGATCTATTTGTAATTGGAAAAGTTAAAAGCATTGGTTTAAGCAATTTTTCTGCTGAAATGGTGCAAGATGTTTGTGATTTATGTGAAACAATGGATTGGGTAACACCATCTGTTTATGAAGGAATGTACAATGTATTTGCTAGAAAAGTAGAAAAAACTCTATTTGATACTTTACGTAAGAATAAAATGAAATTCTATGCTTATAACCCTTTAGCAGGAGGGTTATTAAGTGGGAGATATGACAACTTTGAAGAAGATATTAAAACTGGTAGATTTGCAAATAGACCAAATTACAAAAACAGATATTGGAAAAAAGAGAATTTCATAGCATTAAATGAATTAAATGAAGTATGTAAAAGATATAATATTGGAATTCGAGAAATGGCATACAGATGGCTAGCTCATAATTCGTATTTATCACAAAAAGATGGTGATTCTATCATTTTAGGGGCTTCTAATGTAGAGCAATTGAAAGATAATATTTGCAGTTTATCTAAGGGGGATTTACCTTTAGAAATTGTAAGTGTTATTGATAAAGTCTGGAAGAGAATTTGTGATTCAAGTCCTGAATATTATAGATATGTAAATTCTGAGGTGAAAAAATGA
- the wecA gene encoding UDP-N-acetylgalactosamine-undecaprenyl-phosphate N-acetylgalactosaminephosphotransferase — MSRKIYLLFKRVSDILVSLIGVVILLPFNLTIAIAIKVLMPGPIFFLQERIGKNGKKFMIVKYRSMKVDKSLENRIDTSKDIERTTRLGKILRRTKIDEIPQLLNVLMGDMSLIGPRPTIERQVKKYTVEQMHRLDLKPGMTGLAQVSGGTKILWEERINIDLKYIEEASIILDIKILYKTVLTVIKG; from the coding sequence ATGAGTAGGAAAATATATCTATTATTTAAAAGAGTCTCAGATATTCTTGTTTCTCTCATTGGAGTAGTCATATTACTTCCTTTCAATTTAACTATCGCTATTGCAATCAAAGTTTTAATGCCAGGACCAATATTTTTTCTACAAGAAAGAATAGGGAAAAATGGTAAGAAATTCATGATTGTGAAATATAGATCCATGAAAGTAGATAAATCACTAGAAAATAGAATTGATACTTCAAAGGATATTGAGCGAACTACAAGGTTAGGGAAGATTCTCCGTAGAACAAAAATTGATGAAATTCCTCAATTGCTAAATGTTTTAATGGGAGACATGAGTTTAATAGGACCGAGACCAACGATTGAAAGACAAGTTAAGAAATACACCGTAGAACAAATGCATAGATTAGATTTAAAACCAGGAATGACGGGGTTAGCACAGGTAAGCGGAGGAACAAAAATATTATGGGAAGAAAGAATTAATATAGATTTAAAATATATAGAAGAGGCTTCAATAATTTTAGATATCAAAATACTCTATAAAACAGTTCTAACTGTTATAAAGGGATGA
- the epsN gene encoding Putative pyridoxal phosphate-dependent aminotransferase EpsN codes for MKRVYLASPHMSEEGYEMEYVEQAFDTNWIAPLGPNVDGFEKEFQDLVGSPCALALASGTAAIHLALKASNVKKDDVVLVQSLTFAATVNPILYEHATPVFIDSDKDTWNMSVIDLEEALKKYPNAKAVIVVHLYGLIAHINEIVNLCTKYNVTLIEDAAESLGSTHEGKHPGTFGDFGIYSFNGNKIITTSGGGMLVSKHPKKIEKARFWATQSRDQARHYQHSEIGYNYRLSNVLAGIGRGQLKVLNKRVEKKNFIYNYYKTNLSGLKGIDFMPILENSKSNCWLTCMICEGNVKPIDVIMKLEEHNIEARPLWKPMHLQPVFKNYDFIGTGICEGLYNQGVCLPSDTKMSEETLKLICSLIVELYKENRSANNE; via the coding sequence ATGAAAAGAGTTTATTTGGCTTCTCCTCATATGAGTGAAGAAGGATATGAAATGGAATACGTTGAACAAGCATTTGATACTAATTGGATTGCTCCCCTTGGACCAAATGTTGATGGATTTGAGAAGGAGTTCCAGGATTTAGTTGGTTCTCCCTGTGCTCTAGCTTTGGCTTCTGGAACTGCTGCTATTCATTTGGCTTTGAAAGCTTCTAATGTTAAAAAAGATGATGTAGTTTTGGTTCAAAGCTTAACTTTTGCAGCAACAGTAAATCCAATTTTATACGAACATGCTACACCAGTATTTATAGATAGTGATAAAGATACGTGGAATATGTCTGTTATTGATTTAGAAGAAGCTTTGAAAAAATATCCAAACGCAAAAGCTGTAATTGTTGTGCATTTATATGGGTTAATAGCTCATATAAATGAAATTGTTAACCTGTGTACGAAGTACAATGTAACTTTGATAGAAGATGCTGCAGAATCGTTGGGTTCTACACATGAAGGTAAACATCCAGGAACATTTGGGGATTTTGGAATTTACTCCTTCAATGGCAACAAAATCATTACAACTTCAGGTGGTGGTATGCTAGTTTCAAAACATCCTAAGAAAATTGAAAAAGCTAGGTTTTGGGCTACTCAATCTAGGGATCAAGCTAGGCATTATCAACACTCCGAAATTGGATATAACTATCGTTTAAGCAATGTTTTAGCCGGGATAGGTAGAGGACAACTAAAGGTGTTGAACAAAAGAGTTGAAAAGAAAAATTTCATTTATAATTACTATAAAACGAATTTAAGTGGATTAAAGGGAATTGATTTCATGCCAATTCTTGAGAACTCAAAATCAAACTGTTGGTTAACTTGTATGATATGTGAAGGAAATGTTAAACCTATTGATGTGATTATGAAATTGGAAGAACATAATATTGAAGCTAGACCTTTGTGGAAGCCCATGCATCTACAACCGGTATTTAAGAATTATGATTTTATTGGAACGGGTATTTGTGAAGGACTTTACAACCAAGGGGTATGTTTACCGTCAGATACAAAAATGAGTGAAGAAACACTTAAGCTTATTTGTAGTTTAATTGTTGAATTATACAAAGAAAATAGAAGTGCTAATAATGAGTAG
- the purD_2 gene encoding Phosphoribosylamine--glycine ligase, with the protein MKKAIVLCGTRPHIDLIKNLKKRGYFTILVDFAEHPIAKEFCDLHIVEDAFNKDKVLEIALNNNVDLVISVAADQAYIVAAFVMEKLEKYSPVKSSLCELIADKTYMKKLMYDYKIPTAKYIVLDNLTHKAIKDMRYPLIVKPVDTYGSKGVRRADDYATLLEYFNLALKYSKKRNVVVEEFIEGIEIGMDCIVKNGVLNVITTRQRVKILNSEDKTQQIYGSIWPAKLPKDINEKIHETIQNLVDALSLSNSAIMIQLILTNTGDLSIIEFALRIGGGENFNVIKLGKNFDIIDTMIDMYLREDFNTDCEDYKNYLSDNIIYCKPSIFGELSFRNSKIPNNVISFTLHKKRGDRIIHDLTSSNRVGTFVLKDSRIEGLLSQILNLYTQFDVIDISGNSILLKEMYMRGVKIFEEGKIQ; encoded by the coding sequence ATGAAAAAAGCAATTGTTTTATGTGGAACAAGACCGCATATTGATTTAATAAAGAATCTAAAGAAAAGAGGATATTTTACAATTCTTGTAGATTTTGCTGAACATCCAATAGCAAAAGAATTTTGTGATCTACATATTGTAGAGGATGCATTTAATAAGGATAAGGTTCTAGAAATAGCATTAAATAACAATGTAGATTTAGTTATCAGTGTTGCTGCAGATCAAGCGTATATTGTGGCTGCATTTGTCATGGAGAAATTAGAAAAGTACAGTCCAGTAAAGAGTTCTCTTTGTGAACTGATTGCTGATAAAACATACATGAAGAAGTTGATGTATGATTATAAGATTCCAACAGCTAAATATATTGTGTTAGACAATCTAACTCATAAGGCTATCAAAGATATGAGATATCCTCTTATTGTAAAACCTGTTGATACATACGGTTCAAAAGGTGTTCGAAGAGCAGATGATTATGCTACTTTACTGGAGTATTTCAATTTAGCACTCAAATATTCAAAAAAGAGAAATGTAGTTGTTGAGGAGTTCATTGAAGGAATAGAAATTGGTATGGATTGCATTGTTAAAAATGGAGTACTAAATGTTATAACTACCAGACAAAGAGTGAAAATTCTTAATAGTGAAGATAAAACTCAGCAAATATACGGTTCTATTTGGCCTGCTAAATTACCTAAAGATATTAATGAAAAAATTCACGAAACAATACAAAATTTAGTTGATGCATTGAGTCTTTCTAACTCAGCTATTATGATACAATTAATCTTAACAAATACAGGTGATTTATCTATTATTGAGTTTGCATTACGCATTGGTGGTGGTGAGAACTTCAATGTAATAAAATTAGGAAAGAATTTTGATATAATCGACACAATGATTGATATGTATTTGAGAGAGGATTTTAATACCGATTGCGAGGATTATAAAAATTATCTCTCAGATAATATTATTTATTGTAAGCCTTCTATTTTTGGGGAACTTAGTTTTAGAAATTCAAAAATCCCAAATAATGTTATTTCATTTACACTTCACAAAAAGAGAGGGGATAGAATTATTCATGATTTAACAAGTAGTAATAGGGTTGGAACTTTTGTGTTGAAGGATAGCAGGATTGAAGGTTTACTATCTCAAATTCTAAACTTATATACACAATTTGACGTTATAGATATATCTGGGAATTCTATTTTACTAAAGGAAATGTACATGAGAGGCGTAAAAATTTTTGAGGAAGGTAAAATACAATGA
- the ttdB gene encoding L(+)-tartrate dehydratase subunit beta, with the protein MKKIKLPFSEEDIRDLEVGDMLLLSGKIFTGRDAAIPKLAKIIRTNKIDTSQLELTGSVVFHTAVSNAGIGPTSSNKFEIESNMEVLSSAGVKMHLGKGRLSDNTVSTLNHNNSVYAIIPPVTALLESKIKSKRVVAFEEEGIEALHELIVIDFPAIVVIAHGRRLI; encoded by the coding sequence ATGAAGAAGATAAAGTTACCTTTTAGTGAAGAGGATATTAGAGATTTAGAAGTTGGAGATATGTTATTGCTATCAGGAAAAATTTTTACTGGAAGAGATGCAGCTATACCGAAACTTGCTAAGATTATTAGAACTAACAAAATTGACACAAGTCAGTTAGAATTGACTGGAAGTGTTGTTTTCCATACAGCAGTTAGTAATGCTGGTATTGGACCAACTTCTAGCAATAAATTTGAAATAGAATCAAATATGGAAGTATTGTCATCGGCGGGTGTCAAAATGCATTTAGGGAAAGGCCGATTATCTGATAACACTGTGAGTACACTAAATCACAATAATTCCGTTTACGCAATAATACCTCCTGTAACTGCTTTACTAGAAAGTAAAATAAAGTCCAAGAGAGTAGTCGCTTTTGAAGAAGAAGGTATTGAAGCTTTGCATGAACTTATAGTTATTGATTTTCCGGCAATAGTTGTGATTGCACATGGAAGAAGGTTAATATAA